The Paenibacillus swuensis genome contains the following window.
GTGTGAAAGTCGTTCTGGTCAATCCTGTAACGACTCATCGCAACAAGGAAAACCGCGACAACAGCCCTTCCAAGAACGACCCTAAAGACGCATTGGTCATCGCCGATGTGGTCAGCAGAGGATACTATACGGAGTACAACCCGCAAGCTGACACGTTTGAACAAATGAAGGCTATGGTAAGTCAGCGAGAGTTCTGGGTAAAGCAATCCGTCACTTACAAAAATCGCATCACGCGTTGGATCGACCTGTACTTCCCGGAGTTCAGTCAAGTGTTTCCCGACTGGACTCGCCTCCGTTCACTGGCCACGCTCCGTATTTATCCCTTGCCTTCTGACCTGGTAAACATTTCGGCGGATCAGATATTAGATACATGGCGCGAGCAAGGAATGAAGCGAGTCGGAGGTGTAAGTGGCGTAGCCAAGGCGACAGAACTCCTGTCCGTTGCTCAGAGAAGTATTGGTAAAGCGAATGTCCCTGAAGAAGCTCGCCTAGAAATAAAATGCTTGTTGAAAGCGTATGATGAAGCTGTAGCCGCGCTTGATGCCATAGAACTCCACATGGAGACGTTGCTAGAGTCTCTGCCCCTTACGGAACAGCTCCAGAGCATTCACGGGCTTGGTTCCATGACCATTGCAACAATAATAGGCTGCGCGGGCGATCTTCGCCTTTATGCTCATGGACAGCAACTCCTGCGGCGAGCCGGTCTTAATTTAGCGGAGTCAACATCCGGCAGGCATAAGGGTCAAATTAAACTTTCCAAACGCGGAGACGCAACCTTAAGAAAACATTTCTTTTTAGCAGTGCTATGCCTGATCCGACAGCACCCGGACTTTAAAAGGTTTCATGAACACAATGTTAAAGTCAAAGGGATGAAGAAAATGGTGTCGGTGTTTAAACTCATTGGCAAGCTTGCCCGTATGATCGTGGGCATGATTCAGCGCGGTGAGTCGTACCGTTCGGATTTACATTTCCAAGCAGTAGCCTAATTCACGAACACGCAACACTATGAATATTGACTCATTCGCAGGATCTTACAATGCATAGAGAACCAAGTGTGGGATTCGTAAGGGCTTTGACCCATCTTCTAAACGCGACTGGTCTCCACGCCTTGGACAGGCATAACGAAGGAATGTAAGGGCAGTGACCCGTTGAGACATGGGAGGGTAAGCCTCCAAGGGACAAGTGGAGTGTGCACTATATGGAAACACTATTCGTGACTTCTATTCCTGCATGCCCAAGTTCATGTTTCGAGGCTGATCGCCCCATATTCCTACAATGTTGGTTTGTTCAAAGCGATGATATCCTGCGAATGAGTGAGGATTTATGAGAAAACCCCTTAAATACGAGGGAGGAATCCCAGCCACCTTATTACTTCATTTAACCCCTCATATAGCCCATTTCGCAGAAATAGCGTTGTATGGATTCGTTACATTTCCAAAAGGGTTCATTTGGGCCCAATAGCGTTACCTCAGTTCGTTAGAGATTCCTAACCCTACCCTAGCCTACCCTACCGCACCAAAAAAGCCGAGACCTAAGCCCCGGCTTCCATTACAATTACTATAGTAGTCTCACCCGCAACAACTTACTGCTTCGCTTGCGCCAAACGTACAAGCATATGCGCCAGCATGTGGCGTTGCTCCTCGTTGCCGACTTTCCACAGCTCTTGCAGCAGCTGCTCTTCCGCGTTGCGCGGCTCTTCGTGGTTCGCGAGATAATCCGCTACTTTCTCCGCTGTTGCAGCCAGTTGCTCTTCGCTCAGTCCGATCGCCTCGCCCATCTTGATCCGCTTAGCGAGATACCCGCGAAACTCTTCGAAATCGGCAAGAATGCGATCCTTATCTTTGGAACCCATACGTTCTACAACTTCGGTTACCTTATTCGTTTGGAGATCTCCGTCTTTCTCAATCACATGGTTATGTTCAGACATCTTTAACGCCTCCTTCAGATTGGTGTAACACTTATTACCTAACCGCAAAGGACACGCTCTGAACCAATAATGAGAGTTCTTTAATAAAATTTGTATAATCTTTGTACTTAGTTTGTTTCCTTCAAAAGATTTCGATACTCCGTCGGCGTCATCCCGTATTTTTTGCGAAACACCTGGGTGTAATGCCGCATATCCCCATAGCCGATCCGCTCCGCCACGTCGGCCAGCTTCAGTTGGGAGTTCTGCAGCAAGCCTTTGGATTGCTCCATGCGCAGGTGAGTCACGTACTCCTTATATCCCTGTCCGGTCTTCTGTTTAAACAACTGGCTGAAATACACCGGGTTCAAAAAAACGACAGCCGCCACCTTCTCCAACGATAAATCATCATGGTAATGCGTCCGAATATACTGGAGCGCGATCTCGATGGCTTTATCACTGCCGCGAACATCATGATCATAATCGCGTAAAGCACAATCTTGGCGCATCTCGCGGACCTTATCCGGCACC
Protein-coding sequences here:
- a CDS encoding IS110 family RNA-guided transposase, which produces MNFTKKDQTNQRIERITMKHAVVGIDIAKDAHAAQITDYRGRALTPRHLAFTNTQEGYERLLRWVKDVQAKKGLSYVVVGLEPTGHYWFNLAHWLREQGVKVVLVNPVTTHRNKENRDNSPSKNDPKDALVIADVVSRGYYTEYNPQADTFEQMKAMVSQREFWVKQSVTYKNRITRWIDLYFPEFSQVFPDWTRLRSLATLRIYPLPSDLVNISADQILDTWREQGMKRVGGVSGVAKATELLSVAQRSIGKANVPEEARLEIKCLLKAYDEAVAALDAIELHMETLLESLPLTEQLQSIHGLGSMTIATIIGCAGDLRLYAHGQQLLRRAGLNLAESTSGRHKGQIKLSKRGDATLRKHFFLAVLCLIRQHPDFKRFHEHNVKVKGMKKMVSVFKLIGKLARMIVGMIQRGESYRSDLHFQAVA
- a CDS encoding DUF3243 domain-containing protein — encoded protein: MSEHNHVIEKDGDLQTNKVTEVVERMGSKDKDRILADFEEFRGYLAKRIKMGEAIGLSEEQLAATAEKVADYLANHEEPRNAEEQLLQELWKVGNEEQRHMLAHMLVRLAQAKQ